A genome region from Pseudomonas helmanticensis includes the following:
- a CDS encoding SCP2 sterol-binding domain-containing protein, translating into MTSVADAVKAMQAKFNPAAAAGLDLVFGFNITDEDKQYSLIVKDGTCDIQEGENPDANCTLVLDSETLKGIVSGETDGMQAFMGGKLRVEGDMMLSMKLSELFPA; encoded by the coding sequence ATGACCTCCGTAGCTGATGCCGTAAAAGCAATGCAAGCCAAGTTCAACCCAGCCGCTGCTGCCGGTCTGGATCTGGTCTTCGGTTTCAACATCACCGACGAAGACAAGCAGTACTCGCTGATCGTCAAAGACGGCACTTGCGACATCCAGGAAGGTGAAAACCCGGACGCCAACTGCACGCTGGTGCTGGACAGCGAAACCCTGAAAGGTATCGTCAGCGGCGAAACCGACGGCATGCAGGCTTTCATGGGCGGCAAGCTGCGCGTTGAAGGCGACATGATGTTGTCGATGAAACTGTCCGAGCTGTTCCCAGCGTAA
- a CDS encoding DUF934 domain-containing protein, translating into MQRIIKNNAVVDETWHLLPKDFNIDEISNCDDLIVPLQLWREHSRMLKARDGGLGIWLDADEEAEEIGEDVAEFQVIALNFPAFTDGRNYSNARLLRDRYGFKGELRAIGDVLRDQLFYMHRCGFDAFAVRPDKDPYEALEGLKDFSVTYQAATDEPLPLFRRR; encoded by the coding sequence ATGCAGCGAATCATTAAGAACAACGCGGTTGTCGACGAAACCTGGCACTTGCTGCCAAAGGATTTCAACATCGACGAGATCAGCAACTGTGACGACTTGATCGTTCCACTGCAGTTGTGGCGCGAACACAGCCGCATGCTCAAGGCTCGCGACGGTGGCCTGGGTATCTGGCTGGACGCCGACGAAGAAGCCGAAGAAATCGGTGAAGACGTGGCTGAGTTTCAGGTGATCGCGCTGAATTTCCCGGCGTTCACCGACGGCCGCAACTACTCCAATGCTCGCCTGCTGCGCGACCGTTATGGTTTCAAAGGCGAGCTGCGGGCGATTGGCGATGTGCTGCGCGATCAGCTGTTCTACATGCATCGCTGCGGTTTTGATGCCTTTGCCGTGCGCCCGGATAAAGACCCGTACGAAGCCCTGGAAGGTCTGAAGGATTTCTCGGTGACCTATCAGGCTGCCACTGACGAACCGCTGCCGCTGTTCCGTCGCCGCTAA
- a CDS encoding ABC transporter permease, whose protein sequence is MLTLSPIGQRRWARFIDHRRGWWSLWLFLALFGLSLGGELIANDKPLLVTYQGEWFFPAFKRYTEEDFGGELPFQPDYRSAQVRDLIERRGGRLWFAPIPFAFDTVNYDLTEPAPSPPTGENWLGTDDQARDVLARVIFGARVSLLFALALTAVSALIGIAAGALQGYYGGWIDLLGQRLLEVWSGLPVLYLLIILSGFVEPNFWWLLGIMALFSWLSLVDVVRAEFLRSRGLEYVKAARALGVGDAQVIVRHILPNAMSATLTYLPFILTGAIATLSALDFLGFGMPAGSASLGELIGQGKNNLQAPWLGLTAFFVLAVILSLLVFIGEACRDAFDPRT, encoded by the coding sequence ATGCTGACGTTATCTCCAATCGGCCAGCGCCGTTGGGCGCGTTTCATAGACCATCGGCGTGGCTGGTGGTCGCTGTGGCTGTTCCTCGCACTGTTCGGCCTGAGCCTCGGCGGCGAGTTGATCGCCAATGACAAACCGTTGCTGGTCACGTATCAGGGCGAATGGTTCTTCCCGGCATTCAAGCGTTACACCGAAGAGGATTTCGGCGGAGAACTGCCGTTCCAGCCGGATTACCGCAGTGCACAAGTACGCGATCTGATCGAGAGGCGGGGCGGGCGCTTGTGGTTTGCGCCGATCCCGTTCGCGTTCGATACGGTGAATTACGACCTGACGGAACCGGCGCCGAGTCCACCGACCGGCGAAAACTGGCTGGGCACCGATGATCAGGCGCGGGATGTCCTGGCGCGGGTGATTTTCGGCGCGCGGGTGTCGCTGCTGTTCGCGTTGGCGCTGACTGCGGTGAGCGCGTTGATCGGTATTGCTGCCGGGGCTTTGCAAGGCTATTACGGCGGCTGGATCGACCTGCTCGGTCAGCGTTTGCTGGAGGTCTGGTCGGGGCTGCCGGTTCTGTATCTGCTGATCATTTTGTCCGGGTTCGTCGAACCGAACTTCTGGTGGCTGCTGGGGATCATGGCGTTGTTTTCCTGGCTGAGTCTGGTCGACGTGGTGCGTGCCGAGTTTTTGCGCAGTCGTGGCCTGGAGTACGTGAAAGCTGCGCGCGCCCTGGGCGTTGGCGATGCACAGGTGATCGTCCGGCACATTCTGCCCAACGCCATGAGTGCGACCCTGACGTATCTGCCGTTCATTCTGACCGGCGCAATTGCGACCCTGTCGGCGCTGGATTTTCTCGGTTTCGGCATGCCCGCCGGCAGTGCTTCGCTGGGCGAGCTGATCGGCCAGGGCAAGAACAATCTGCAAGCACCCTGGTTGGGGCTGACCGCGTTTTTCGTCTTGGCAGTGATCCTTTCCCTGCTGGTATTCATCGGCGAAGCCTGCCGCGATGCGTTTGATCCGAGGACTTGA
- a CDS encoding histidine phosphatase family protein encodes MGSIYLIRHGQASFGADDYDVLSPTGVRQAEVLGQHLAELGIRFDRCLAGDLRRQQHTATSALEQFTAKGLPVPILETDCAFNEFDADAVIRALLPAMLEDEPEALDVLRNAAQNRAEFQRIFALIIERWLAGTYDTPGLESWLGFVERVQAGLQRILEQAGDKQKIAVFTSGGTITALLHLITQMPAKQAFELNWQIVNTSLNQLKFRGREVALASFNSHAHLQLLKAPELITFR; translated from the coding sequence GTGGGCAGCATCTATTTGATTCGACATGGCCAGGCCTCCTTTGGTGCAGACGACTATGACGTCCTGTCGCCGACTGGTGTGCGCCAGGCAGAAGTACTCGGTCAGCACCTCGCTGAACTGGGCATCCGCTTCGATCGCTGCCTTGCAGGTGACCTGCGTCGCCAGCAACACACCGCTACCAGCGCACTGGAGCAATTCACTGCCAAGGGCCTGCCGGTTCCAATTCTCGAAACCGATTGCGCATTCAACGAATTCGACGCCGACGCGGTGATCCGCGCCTTGCTCCCGGCCATGCTGGAAGACGAACCGGAAGCCCTCGATGTTCTGCGCAATGCCGCGCAAAACCGTGCCGAGTTCCAGCGCATTTTTGCCCTGATCATCGAGCGCTGGCTGGCCGGCACCTACGACACGCCGGGCCTTGAAAGCTGGCTGGGCTTCGTCGAACGCGTCCAGGCCGGGCTGCAGCGAATTCTTGAACAGGCCGGCGATAAACAGAAAATCGCCGTGTTTACTTCCGGCGGCACTATCACCGCCCTGCTCCACCTGATTACCCAAATGCCTGCCAAACAGGCTTTTGAATTGAATTGGCAAATCGTCAACACCTCGCTCAACCAGCTGAAGTTTCGCGGTCGCGAGGTGGCTCTGGCTTCCTTCAACAGTCATGCACACCTGCAGCTGCTGAAGGCTCCGGAACTCATCACTTTTCGCTGA
- a CDS encoding ABC transporter ATP-binding protein has product MHEHLIEIRDLRVAFNGQPVVRGIDLDIRPGECLALVGESGSGKSVTAHSILQLLDPNISQIDGSIRYAGEELLGVHPRYLRQLRGNRIAMIFQEPMSSLNPLHTIERQLGESLVLHKGLAGAAARKRIVELLELVGIQRPRERLKAYPHQLSGGQRQRVMIAMALACEPQLLIADEPTTALDVTVQRKILLLLKELQERLGMALLIISHDLNLVRNIAQRVAVMRAGLIVEQASCEQLFSAPQHPYSIELLNAEPGGEALCRDAAEDLLEVRDLKVHFRLSGGWLRAKSYLKAVNGIDLNLQRGKTLGIVGESGSGKSTLGQAILRLIDAEGSIRFQGEALEQLSGRQLRPLRKRLQVVFQDPFGSLSPRLCVEQIIAEGLQVHSDLNAREREQAVIDVLREVGLDPATRHRYPHEFSGGQRQRIAIARALILKPDLILLDEPTSALDRTVQKQIVTLLRRLQAEHGLTYLFISHDLAVVRALAHDLIVMKDGEVLERGETSQLFHSAQHPYTRELLAASFSG; this is encoded by the coding sequence ATGCATGAACATCTGATCGAAATACGCGACTTGCGGGTAGCGTTCAATGGCCAGCCCGTGGTGCGCGGCATCGACCTCGACATTCGCCCCGGTGAGTGCCTCGCGCTGGTGGGTGAGTCGGGCTCCGGCAAGTCGGTGACCGCGCACAGCATCTTGCAGTTGCTCGACCCGAACATCAGCCAAATCGACGGGAGCATCCGTTATGCCGGCGAAGAACTGCTTGGCGTGCACCCGCGCTATCTGCGGCAACTGCGCGGCAACCGCATTGCGATGATTTTTCAGGAGCCGATGAGCTCTCTGAATCCCTTGCACACGATCGAGCGGCAACTGGGCGAAAGCCTTGTTTTGCACAAAGGGCTGGCGGGTGCGGCGGCGCGCAAACGCATTGTCGAACTACTGGAGCTGGTCGGTATTCAACGCCCGCGTGAGCGGCTCAAGGCCTATCCGCACCAACTTTCAGGTGGCCAGCGTCAACGGGTGATGATTGCCATGGCGCTGGCCTGCGAGCCGCAATTGTTGATCGCTGACGAACCGACCACGGCGCTGGACGTCACCGTACAACGCAAGATTCTGCTGCTGCTCAAGGAACTACAGGAGCGCCTGGGCATGGCGTTGCTGATCATCAGCCATGACCTGAATCTGGTGCGCAACATCGCCCAGCGCGTGGCCGTGATGCGCGCCGGGTTGATCGTTGAACAGGCGTCCTGCGAGCAATTGTTCAGTGCGCCGCAACATCCTTACAGCATCGAACTGCTCAATGCCGAACCGGGTGGGGAGGCGTTGTGTCGCGATGCTGCGGAGGATTTGCTTGAGGTGCGCGACCTCAAGGTTCACTTTCGTCTGAGCGGTGGCTGGTTGCGAGCCAAGTCGTATCTGAAAGCCGTCAACGGCATTGATCTGAACCTGCAGCGCGGCAAGACCCTCGGCATCGTCGGTGAGTCCGGCTCCGGCAAGTCCACGCTGGGGCAGGCGATCCTGCGTTTGATCGATGCCGAGGGCAGCATTCGCTTTCAGGGCGAGGCACTTGAGCAACTCAGCGGCAGGCAGCTACGACCTTTGCGCAAACGCCTGCAAGTGGTGTTTCAAGATCCGTTCGGCAGCCTCAGCCCGCGCCTGTGCGTGGAGCAGATCATCGCCGAGGGCTTGCAGGTGCACAGCGATCTCAATGCTCGCGAGCGCGAGCAGGCAGTGATCGATGTGTTGCGCGAAGTGGGCCTCGACCCGGCAACGCGGCATCGCTATCCACATGAATTTTCCGGTGGCCAGCGCCAACGTATCGCGATTGCCCGGGCGCTGATCCTAAAGCCGGATCTGATCTTGCTGGATGAGCCGACGTCGGCGCTGGATCGCACGGTGCAGAAACAGATTGTCACGCTGCTGCGGCGCTTGCAGGCGGAGCATGGCCTCACGTATCTGTTCATCAGCCATGATCTGGCGGTCGTGCGCGCGCTGGCGCATGACTTGATTGTGATGAAAGATGGCGAAGTGCTGGAGCGTGGGGAAACTTCGCAGTTGTTCCATTCGGCGCAACATCCGTATACCCGCGAATTGCTCGCAGCGTCCTTCAGCGGTTGA
- a CDS encoding microcin C ABC transporter permease YejB, giving the protein MWGYSLRRLLLIVPTLLAILLVNFVIVQAAPGGPVEQAIARLQGIGVGAAVGASHVETMGGESRATRGLDPKLVADIERQYGFDKPASERLWLMLKSYAQLDFGQSFFRGASVTELIWQKLPVTLSLGLWATLITYLVSIPLGIRKALHNGSAFDVWSSAAIIIGYAMPGFLFALLLIVVFAGGTALDWFPVRGLISENFAELSLWGKVADYFWHLVLPVTALVIGGFATLTILTKNSFLNEISRLYVVTARAKGLSERQVLYGHVFRNAMLLVVAGLPQALVTVFFGGSLLIEVIFSLDGLGRLSYEAAVSRDYPVVFGSLFIFTLFGLLIKLLGDLCYTLVDPRIDFTVRAA; this is encoded by the coding sequence ATGTGGGGTTATAGCCTGCGGCGTCTGCTGCTGATCGTGCCAACCCTGCTCGCCATTTTGCTGGTCAACTTCGTCATCGTCCAGGCTGCACCCGGAGGCCCGGTGGAGCAGGCCATCGCGCGTTTGCAGGGCATCGGCGTCGGTGCGGCAGTGGGCGCCAGCCATGTCGAAACGATGGGTGGCGAATCCCGAGCGACGCGCGGGCTGGACCCGAAACTGGTGGCGGACATCGAGCGTCAGTACGGCTTCGACAAACCTGCCAGCGAACGCCTGTGGCTGATGCTCAAGAGCTATGCGCAACTGGATTTCGGCCAGAGTTTCTTTCGCGGCGCCAGCGTCACCGAACTGATCTGGCAAAAACTCCCGGTGACCTTGTCGCTGGGATTGTGGGCGACGCTGATCACTTATCTGGTGTCGATTCCGCTGGGCATTCGTAAAGCCTTGCACAACGGCTCGGCGTTCGATGTCTGGAGCAGCGCGGCAATCATCATCGGCTATGCGATGCCGGGCTTTCTGTTCGCGCTGTTGCTGATTGTGGTGTTTGCCGGCGGCACTGCGCTGGACTGGTTTCCGGTGCGCGGGCTGATCTCGGAAAACTTCGCCGAACTGTCGCTGTGGGGCAAGGTCGCCGACTATTTCTGGCACCTGGTGCTACCGGTGACGGCGTTGGTGATCGGCGGTTTCGCCACGCTGACGATCCTCACCAAGAACAGTTTTCTCAATGAGATTTCACGGCTGTACGTGGTGACAGCGCGCGCCAAAGGCCTGAGCGAAAGGCAGGTGCTGTACGGCCATGTGTTTCGCAACGCCATGTTGCTGGTGGTCGCCGGGTTACCGCAGGCGTTGGTGACAGTGTTTTTTGGCGGCTCGCTGCTGATCGAAGTGATCTTCTCCCTCGATGGCCTCGGTCGCCTCAGCTATGAAGCGGCGGTGTCACGCGATTACCCGGTGGTATTCGGCTCACTGTTCATCTTCACCTTGTTCGGCCTCTTGATAAAACTGCTCGGCGACCTCTGTTACACGCTGGTCGACCCGCGTATCGACTTCACCGTGAGGGCTGCCTGA
- the sohB gene encoding protease SohB: MEFFTEYASFLAKTVTLVIAILVVLASFAALRSKGRRKSAGQLQVSKLNDFYKGLRERLEQTLLDKDQLKALRKGQAKTEKSEKKQKNKPEVKSRVFVLDFDGDIKASATESLRHEITALLTLATPKDEVVLRLESGGGMVHSYGLASSQLARIREAGVPLTVCIDKVAASGGYMMACIGEKIISAPFAILGSIGVVAQLPNVNRLLKKHDIDFEVLTAGEYKRTLTVFGENTEKGREKFQEDLDITHQLFKNFVARYRPQLAIDDVATGEVWLGVAALDKQLVDELKTSDEYLADRAKKAEVYHLHYAERKSLQERIGMAASGSVDRVLLSWWSRLTQQRFW, translated from the coding sequence GTGGAGTTTTTCACCGAGTACGCCAGTTTTCTGGCCAAGACCGTCACCCTGGTGATCGCCATTCTGGTGGTGCTCGCCAGTTTTGCCGCATTGCGCAGCAAAGGCCGGCGCAAGTCGGCGGGGCAGTTGCAGGTCAGCAAGCTCAATGATTTCTACAAAGGCCTGCGTGAGCGGCTGGAGCAGACCTTGCTCGACAAGGACCAGCTCAAGGCTTTGCGCAAAGGCCAGGCGAAAACCGAAAAGAGCGAGAAAAAGCAGAAGAACAAACCCGAGGTCAAATCGCGGGTGTTTGTGCTGGATTTCGACGGTGACATCAAGGCCTCGGCTACCGAGAGCCTGCGTCACGAAATCACTGCACTGCTGACCCTCGCCACCCCGAAAGACGAAGTCGTGCTGCGTCTCGAAAGCGGCGGCGGTATGGTCCACAGCTATGGCCTGGCGTCATCGCAATTGGCGCGGATCCGTGAAGCCGGCGTGCCGTTGACGGTCTGCATCGACAAGGTCGCGGCCAGTGGCGGCTACATGATGGCCTGCATCGGTGAGAAGATCATCAGTGCGCCGTTTGCGATTCTCGGCTCGATCGGTGTCGTTGCGCAGTTGCCCAACGTCAACCGCCTGCTGAAAAAACACGACATCGATTTTGAGGTGCTGACCGCCGGTGAATACAAGCGCACCCTGACCGTATTTGGCGAAAACACCGAGAAAGGTCGCGAGAAGTTCCAGGAAGACCTGGACATCACCCATCAACTGTTCAAGAACTTCGTGGCGCGTTACCGGCCACAACTGGCGATCGATGACGTCGCTACCGGTGAAGTCTGGCTCGGCGTCGCGGCGCTCGACAAGCAACTGGTGGACGAGCTCAAGACCAGTGACGAGTACCTCGCAGACCGGGCGAAGAAGGCCGAGGTCTATCACTTGCACTATGCCGAGCGCAAAAGCCTGCAGGAGCGCATCGGCATGGCCGCCAGCGGTTCTGTCGACCGCGTGCTGTTGAGCTGGTGGAGCCGTTTGACCCAGCAACGTTTCTGGTAA
- a CDS encoding nitrite/sulfite reductase, translating into MYVYDEYDQRIIEDRVKQFRDQTRRYLAGELSEEEFRPLRLQNGLYIQRFAPMLRVAVPYGQLTSRQMRMMAKIARDYDKGYAHISTRQNVQFNWPAVEDIPDILAELATVQMHAIQTSGNCLRNVTTDQFAGVAADEVIDPRPWCEIVRQWTTFHPEFAYLPRKFKIAVNGSTADRAAIEVHDIGLEPVHNAAGELGFRVLVGGGLGRTPVVGAFINEFLPWQDLLSYLDAILRVYNRYGRRDNKYKARIKILVKALTPEVFAQKVDAEMEHLRGGQTTLTEAELQRVAKHFVDPDYKALDNQTVQLADLDKEHPGFARWRTRNTLAHKKPGYVAVTLSLKPTGVAPGDITDKQLDAVADLADRYSFGQLRTSHEQNIILADVEQSQLFTLWGELREGGFATPNIGLLTDIICCPGGDFCSLANAKSIPIAESIQRRFDDLDYLFDIGELDLNISGCMNACGHHHVGHIGILGVDKKGEEFYQVSLGGSASRDASLGKILGPSFAQEVMPDVISKLIDVYVEQRTEDERFIDTYQRIGIDLFKERVYAANH; encoded by the coding sequence ATGTACGTATATGACGAGTACGATCAGCGGATCATCGAGGACCGCGTCAAGCAGTTCCGTGATCAGACCCGACGCTATCTGGCAGGTGAGCTGAGCGAAGAAGAATTCCGCCCCCTGCGCCTGCAAAATGGCCTCTACATCCAGCGCTTTGCGCCGATGTTGCGTGTGGCGGTGCCTTACGGCCAGCTGACTTCGCGTCAGATGCGCATGATGGCCAAGATTGCCCGCGACTACGACAAGGGCTACGCCCACATCAGTACGCGGCAGAACGTGCAGTTCAACTGGCCGGCGGTGGAAGACATCCCGGACATTCTGGCTGAATTGGCGACCGTGCAGATGCACGCGATCCAGACCAGCGGCAACTGCCTGCGCAACGTCACCACTGACCAGTTCGCCGGTGTTGCCGCCGACGAAGTGATCGATCCGCGCCCATGGTGCGAAATCGTCCGTCAGTGGACGACGTTCCACCCGGAATTCGCCTACCTGCCGCGCAAATTCAAGATCGCCGTCAACGGTTCGACCGCTGACCGTGCCGCTATCGAAGTCCACGACATCGGCCTCGAGCCGGTGCACAACGCCGCTGGCGAACTGGGTTTCCGCGTGCTGGTCGGCGGCGGTCTCGGTCGTACGCCGGTGGTGGGTGCGTTCATCAATGAGTTCCTGCCATGGCAGGACCTGTTGAGCTACCTCGACGCCATCCTGCGGGTCTACAACCGCTACGGTCGTCGCGACAACAAATACAAGGCGCGGATCAAGATCCTCGTCAAGGCACTCACGCCAGAAGTGTTTGCGCAGAAAGTCGATGCGGAAATGGAGCACCTGCGCGGTGGCCAGACCACACTGACCGAGGCCGAACTGCAGCGTGTGGCCAAGCATTTCGTCGATCCGGACTACAAGGCGCTGGACAACCAGACCGTGCAACTGGCCGATCTGGACAAAGAGCACCCGGGTTTCGCTCGCTGGCGCACCCGCAACACCCTGGCACACAAGAAGCCGGGGTATGTTGCCGTGACCCTGTCGCTGAAACCGACCGGCGTTGCTCCGGGCGATATCACCGACAAGCAACTGGATGCCGTTGCCGATCTGGCCGACCGCTACAGCTTCGGTCAACTGCGCACATCCCACGAGCAGAACATCATTCTGGCCGACGTCGAGCAAAGCCAACTGTTCACCTTGTGGGGCGAGTTGCGTGAAGGTGGTTTCGCCACGCCGAACATCGGCCTGCTGACCGACATCATCTGCTGCCCTGGCGGAGATTTCTGCTCGCTGGCCAACGCCAAGTCGATTCCGATCGCCGAATCGATCCAGCGCCGTTTCGACGATCTCGACTACCTGTTCGACATCGGCGAACTCGACCTGAACATCTCCGGTTGCATGAACGCTTGCGGCCACCACCACGTCGGCCACATCGGCATCCTCGGGGTGGACAAGAAAGGCGAAGAGTTCTACCAGGTTTCCCTCGGCGGCAGTGCCAGCCGTGACGCCAGCCTGGGCAAGATCCTCGGCCCGTCCTTCGCCCAGGAAGTCATGCCTGACGTGATCTCGAAGCTGATCGACGTGTACGTTGAACAACGTACCGAAGACGAGCGCTTCATCGACACTTATCAGCGTATTGGCATCGACCTCTTCAAGGAACGCGTCTATGCAGCGAATCATTAA
- a CDS encoding extracellular solute-binding protein, whose product MFARHPILSLCLLFSPMAWAAPQPFLTVYGESPKYAADFQHLAYANPDAPKGGSLRRSSLESGPFDHLIPYTDKGTGVADIDGWLYAPLAYRSKDEPYSVYGLVAQQMELDPDRRWLRFYLNPNARFDDGTPITAEDVRYTFELFTSQGSLKYRQQFRDVAEVVVESPTQVRFNFKNNDSRTLPLDLATLPVLPEHWWRSRNFAEGAGFEIPPGSGPYRVSAVDTGRSVKFQRVQDWWAKDLPITRGLYNFEQLSVEFFADTDVSRQVLKAGGFDYNREFSATSYTIGYAGAALEQGKLLREHLAPGAAQGAQGFVFNLQKAQFQDRRVRQAIAMLWDFEWSNRQMMRSMYLRQRSYFSHSALSATELPDAEELKILEPLRGQIPDEVFTQVFQAPKTDGSGNVRAEQLQALKLLEAAGWTPRGDQLVNAAGEPLHFTFLNGQKGFERLLLPFKRNLAQIGIGFDIRQVDTAQYTNRVRNRDYDMIVAGYPVSQAPGREMFNYFGADGAADPGSNNYMVLRDPAVDALLEGLAQADSRESLLRHARALDRVLQWGYYWVPNYYPPGISTVWWNRFGRPQTAPLYDAGLDTWWEISPSALTHAQMQQQPKEYAHVGL is encoded by the coding sequence ATGTTCGCCAGACACCCCATTCTGAGCCTTTGCCTGCTGTTCAGCCCAATGGCATGGGCGGCGCCGCAACCGTTCCTGACGGTTTACGGCGAAAGCCCAAAATACGCCGCTGACTTCCAGCACCTCGCCTATGCCAACCCCGACGCACCCAAGGGCGGCAGCCTGCGCCGCTCCTCACTGGAAAGCGGCCCCTTCGATCACCTGATTCCCTACACCGACAAAGGCACCGGCGTTGCCGACATTGACGGTTGGCTTTACGCGCCGTTGGCCTATCGCAGCAAGGACGAGCCTTACAGCGTCTACGGTCTGGTCGCGCAGCAGATGGAGCTTGATCCCGATCGCCGCTGGTTGCGTTTCTACCTGAACCCCAACGCACGTTTCGACGACGGCACGCCGATCACCGCTGAAGACGTGCGTTACACCTTCGAATTGTTCACCAGCCAAGGCAGCCTCAAGTACCGCCAGCAATTTCGCGATGTCGCAGAAGTAGTCGTCGAGTCGCCGACGCAAGTGCGCTTCAACTTCAAGAACAATGACAGCCGTACCTTGCCCCTGGACCTGGCGACATTACCGGTGCTGCCCGAACATTGGTGGCGCAGCCGCAACTTCGCGGAGGGTGCAGGTTTCGAGATTCCGCCAGGCAGCGGCCCCTATCGAGTCAGCGCCGTGGATACCGGGCGCAGCGTCAAATTTCAACGGGTACAGGACTGGTGGGCCAAGGATCTGCCGATCACTCGTGGGCTGTACAATTTCGAACAGTTGAGTGTGGAGTTTTTCGCCGATACCGACGTTTCGCGTCAGGTGCTGAAGGCTGGCGGCTTCGATTACAACCGCGAATTCTCGGCCACCAGTTACACCATCGGCTATGCCGGCGCGGCGCTGGAACAAGGCAAACTGCTGCGTGAACATCTGGCGCCGGGGGCGGCGCAAGGTGCACAGGGTTTCGTCTTCAATTTGCAGAAAGCGCAATTTCAGGATCGCCGCGTGCGCCAGGCGATCGCCATGCTCTGGGATTTCGAATGGAGCAACCGGCAGATGATGCGCAGCATGTACCTGCGCCAGCGCAGCTACTTCTCTCACAGCGCCTTGTCGGCCACCGAGTTGCCCGACGCCGAGGAGCTGAAAATCCTTGAACCGTTGCGCGGACAAATACCGGACGAGGTGTTCACGCAAGTGTTTCAGGCGCCGAAAACCGACGGCAGCGGCAACGTTCGCGCCGAACAATTACAGGCGCTGAAGTTACTGGAAGCGGCGGGTTGGACGCCGCGCGGCGATCAATTGGTCAATGCTGCCGGTGAACCGCTGCACTTCACCTTCCTCAACGGCCAGAAGGGTTTCGAACGGCTGCTGTTGCCGTTCAAGCGCAACCTTGCGCAGATCGGCATCGGCTTCGATATCCGCCAGGTCGACACCGCGCAATACACCAACCGCGTACGTAACCGCGACTACGACATGATCGTCGCCGGTTACCCGGTGAGTCAGGCGCCGGGGCGCGAGATGTTCAATTATTTCGGTGCTGACGGCGCCGCTGATCCCGGTTCGAACAACTACATGGTCTTGCGGGATCCGGCGGTCGACGCGCTGCTCGAAGGACTGGCGCAAGCCGACAGTCGCGAGAGCCTGCTGCGTCACGCGCGTGCTCTGGATCGGGTGTTGCAGTGGGGTTATTACTGGGTTCCCAACTATTACCCGCCAGGTATTTCCACGGTCTGGTGGAACCGGTTCGGCCGCCCGCAAACTGCGCCGCTGTATGACGCCGGTCTCGACACCTGGTGGGAAATCAGCCCCAGCGCATTGACCCACGCGCAGATGCAGCAACAGCCAAAGGAGTACGCCCATGTGGGGTTATAG